A genome region from Candidatus Hydrogenedentota bacterium includes the following:
- a CDS encoding sodium/solute symporter (Members of the Solute:Sodium Symporter (SSS), TC 2.A.21 as described in tcdb.org, catalyze solute:Na+ symport. Known solutes for members of the family include sugars, amino acids, nucleosides, inositols, vitamins, urea or anions, depending on the system.), whose amino-acid sequence MAPTQFTTLDWVILILYFGSMAMMGPLFARRGRSTEGYFLGNRSFPGWLIGLSMFATSISSITFVAYPADAYKTAYIRFLPCIMLPFGIYFASLFFLPYFRKAKAVSAFEYLEARFGSGTRLYASSMFVVGQVIRLSLILYLVALLVHEMTGIDPYWCILIGGVVTSFYTITGGIEAVIWTDFIQSFLLWAGGFICLFVIIYKIDGGFARILSEAWNDGKFMLGDLNQATGKLEKAPWGFSLIDKTVVMMLLIGLNNWLTEYSSNQNVIQKYCASKNPKEATRAIWICCVCSVPTWGFFMLLGTALYVFFKLHPDPAAAEMLTGVRKTEQVLPFFVVKYLPAGLSGLVIAGVLAAAMSSLSSSINAISAVSIVDIYKRRLVRGRPDRHYVMAAKLISLAASFVMLAGAFLLMKANDKTLQDTATKLGALTGGGLLGLYVLGFLTTRGDGRAVLAGILTALAFSLYITASELKWITPDTFAALGFGDALAARIAKPIDTYYAGMLANLFMFLIGYAAACIISRPRRDLTNLTAWTQDRKAEE is encoded by the coding sequence ATGGCACCGACGCAGTTTACGACGCTGGACTGGGTAATTCTCATCTTATACTTCGGTTCAATGGCCATGATGGGCCCGCTTTTCGCACGGCGCGGCCGGTCAACCGAGGGGTATTTCCTCGGGAATCGCTCCTTTCCCGGCTGGCTGATCGGCCTGTCCATGTTCGCCACGTCGATCAGTTCAATCACCTTCGTCGCCTATCCCGCCGACGCCTACAAGACGGCCTATATCCGGTTTCTGCCGTGTATCATGCTGCCTTTCGGCATCTACTTTGCCTCGCTCTTCTTTCTGCCTTACTTTCGCAAAGCAAAAGCCGTCTCGGCTTTCGAGTACCTCGAGGCGCGATTTGGGTCGGGGACCCGGCTCTATGCCTCTTCGATGTTCGTGGTCGGCCAGGTAATCCGTCTCAGCCTGATTCTTTATCTCGTGGCACTGCTCGTCCACGAGATGACCGGTATCGACCCCTACTGGTGCATTCTGATCGGCGGCGTGGTCACATCCTTCTATACGATCACGGGCGGCATCGAGGCGGTCATCTGGACCGATTTCATTCAGTCGTTCCTGCTTTGGGCGGGCGGGTTTATCTGCCTTTTCGTCATCATCTACAAAATCGACGGCGGTTTCGCCCGCATTCTCTCCGAGGCCTGGAACGACGGCAAGTTCATGCTGGGGGACTTGAACCAGGCTACGGGCAAGCTCGAAAAAGCGCCGTGGGGCTTCTCGCTGATCGACAAGACCGTCGTAATGATGCTGCTCATCGGCCTGAACAACTGGCTCACCGAATACAGCAGCAACCAGAACGTCATTCAAAAGTATTGCGCGTCCAAGAACCCGAAAGAGGCCACGCGCGCCATCTGGATCTGCTGCGTGTGCAGCGTGCCGACGTGGGGCTTCTTCATGTTGCTCGGCACGGCGCTCTATGTGTTCTTCAAACTGCACCCCGACCCGGCCGCCGCCGAGATGTTGACCGGCGTCAGAAAGACCGAGCAAGTGCTCCCCTTTTTCGTGGTCAAGTACCTGCCCGCGGGGCTCTCCGGACTGGTTATCGCGGGCGTGCTCGCCGCCGCCATGTCGTCACTCTCATCCAGCATCAACGCCATCTCCGCCGTCAGTATCGTCGATATCTACAAGCGCCGTCTTGTCCGCGGCAGGCCGGACCGGCACTACGTGATGGCGGCAAAGCTTATCTCGCTGGCCGCATCCTTCGTCATGCTGGCCGGCGCATTCTTGCTGATGAAGGCCAATGACAAGACGCTGCAAGATACCGCCACCAAGCTGGGCGCCCTGACCGGCGGCGGGCTCTTGGGCCTGTATGTGCTCGGCTTTCTGACGACGCGCGGCGATGGCCGCGCGGTCCTGGCCGGAATCCTGACTGCCCTCGCCTTTTCGCTCTACATCACAGCCTCGGAATTGAAGTGGATTACGCCTGACACGTTTGCGGCCCTCGGGTTCGGCGATGCCTTGGCCGCGCGCATTGCCAAGCCCATCGACACCTATTACGCAGGGATGCTTGCCAACTTGTTCATGTTCCTGATTGGCTACGCCGCGGCCTGCATCATCAGCAGACCCCGCCGGGACCTGACCAACCTGACGGCGTGGACTCAGGATCGCAAGGCAGAAGAATAA
- a CDS encoding PBP1A family penicillin-binding protein, whose product MPDTQKSQAFHRGCGALFFLIMLVAGAVWGAGLGVFVKVLEDAKTVIAILDEFRPKIGSKVYSWDGELLGEFSEEQRQLVRLTDIPLHLQKAFLATEDDIFYQHKGVRPDAIINSLLFYFQTGRARGASTITMQVVRNVEPLEIGQEVTLERKIREAIVALQVERHFTKDEILELYLNQIFLGISAYGVEAASHQYFNKSCRDTTLAEAAVLAGITRAPNSQNPFANRDAALTRRGVVLGQMLGNGFITPAEYEAAMQADMDASVVTPEERAELASRGEGVWKPNRFKAAYFCEEVRRFLLAQTEKDEVFGEGLEVHTTIDMRLQRAAEEVLLAGLGAFDQQRLEQLTRQGKADEFQPVSGALVCIDNREPYRGFVRAMVGGRDFEQQKYNTVTQARRQPGSSIKPFVWAVAISKGLTPSTIMVDEPFVRYDGAGKPWAPQNFGGTFEGPVTLRRAIEKSVNIISIKLVERFGMPEVRAMLRRCGITTPIDDVAGLTVGLGTPDVLVLDHCTAYSCFANEGVRYDPVMVAEIRNRDGLTRYDYHSDQRVERALPANVAYVMTYLMQGAAEYGTGSRSKALGRPRAGKTGTTNENRNVWFCGFTPDFTCVVWMGYRDNSPLGRGRDYTGGRLACPIWTEFMIRAHEGLPVRDFDVPDGVQFINVERESGVRGGRWREAFITGTEPPAAVAVYDQENLDETAAALLTPL is encoded by the coding sequence ATGCCAGACACTCAAAAATCGCAAGCGTTCCACCGCGGTTGCGGTGCGCTATTCTTCCTTATCATGCTGGTCGCGGGCGCTGTGTGGGGCGCCGGGCTTGGCGTGTTCGTCAAGGTACTCGAAGACGCAAAGACCGTCATCGCTATTCTTGACGAATTCCGGCCTAAAATCGGGAGTAAAGTGTATTCCTGGGACGGCGAGCTGCTGGGCGAGTTCTCCGAGGAACAGCGGCAGCTGGTGCGGCTGACCGACATTCCTCTGCACCTGCAAAAGGCTTTTCTCGCGACCGAAGACGACATTTTCTACCAGCACAAGGGCGTCCGCCCCGATGCCATCATCAATTCGTTGCTGTTCTACTTCCAGACGGGCCGCGCACGCGGCGCAAGCACCATTACCATGCAGGTCGTGCGCAACGTTGAGCCGCTCGAAATCGGCCAGGAAGTCACGCTCGAGCGCAAGATACGCGAGGCTATCGTCGCGTTGCAGGTCGAACGCCATTTCACCAAGGACGAAATCCTTGAACTCTATCTCAATCAGATCTTCCTCGGCATCAGCGCCTACGGCGTCGAAGCGGCCTCGCATCAGTATTTCAACAAAAGCTGCCGCGACACCACGCTGGCCGAGGCGGCCGTGCTCGCCGGGATCACGCGCGCACCCAATTCACAGAATCCCTTCGCGAATCGCGACGCCGCTCTGACCCGGCGCGGCGTCGTACTCGGCCAGATGCTCGGAAACGGGTTCATCACCCCGGCCGAGTATGAGGCCGCCATGCAAGCAGACATGGATGCATCCGTGGTCACGCCGGAGGAACGGGCCGAACTCGCCTCGCGCGGCGAAGGCGTCTGGAAACCCAACCGCTTCAAAGCGGCCTATTTCTGTGAAGAAGTACGCCGCTTCCTATTGGCCCAGACCGAAAAGGACGAGGTTTTCGGCGAGGGTCTTGAAGTACACACCACGATTGACATGCGCCTGCAGCGCGCCGCCGAGGAGGTCCTGCTTGCGGGGCTCGGCGCCTTTGACCAGCAACGGCTGGAACAGCTCACAAGACAAGGAAAAGCCGACGAATTCCAGCCCGTCAGCGGGGCCCTGGTCTGCATCGACAATCGCGAGCCATACCGGGGCTTCGTCCGCGCCATGGTCGGCGGCCGAGATTTCGAGCAACAGAAATACAATACCGTCACGCAGGCGCGGCGTCAGCCCGGCTCCAGTATCAAGCCCTTCGTCTGGGCCGTGGCTATTTCCAAAGGCCTGACCCCCTCCACAATCATGGTCGACGAGCCCTTTGTGCGTTACGACGGTGCTGGAAAGCCTTGGGCGCCTCAGAACTTCGGTGGCACCTTCGAAGGGCCGGTTACCCTGCGGCGCGCCATAGAAAAATCCGTCAATATCATCTCGATCAAGCTCGTGGAACGCTTCGGCATGCCGGAGGTACGCGCGATGCTGCGCCGATGCGGCATCACCACCCCCATTGACGATGTGGCCGGGCTCACAGTAGGCTTGGGCACGCCCGACGTGCTCGTGCTCGACCACTGCACCGCTTACTCCTGCTTCGCCAACGAGGGCGTCCGCTACGACCCTGTCATGGTCGCGGAAATCCGCAACCGCGACGGGCTCACCCGCTACGACTACCACAGCGACCAGCGCGTCGAACGCGCCCTGCCGGCCAACGTGGCATATGTGATGACCTACCTCATGCAGGGCGCTGCGGAGTATGGCACCGGTTCCCGGTCCAAGGCTCTGGGCAGGCCGCGCGCCGGCAAGACAGGCACGACCAACGAGAACCGCAACGTGTGGTTCTGCGGATTCACTCCTGACTTCACCTGCGTCGTTTGGATGGGGTATCGCGACAACAGCCCGCTGGGACGGGGGCGCGATTATACCGGCGGCCGGCTCGCCTGCCCTATCTGGACGGAGTTCATGATCCGCGCGCACGAAGGTTTGCCTGTCCGCGACTTCGACGTGCCTGACGGTGTGCAATTCATAAATGTCGAACGCGAATCGGGCGTGCGCGGCGGCAGATGGCGAGAAGCGTTCATCACGGGAACAGAGCCGCCCGCGGCCGTGGCCGTCTACGACCAGGAAAACCTCGACGAAACGGCCGCCGCCCTCTTGACACCGCTCTAA
- a CDS encoding Gfo/Idh/MocA family oxidoreductase, producing MERFKLGFIGAGFISKFQATALQYVRDVDLAGVFALKGSEELAAFAHQIGVGGCKVYGSVKELCDNVDAVCIFAPNFARLEIMQGVADAVKAGAALKGVIVEKPLGRTVAEAGELVRIAKSTRLPTAYFENQIHMKAIRAALTQLAPQQRTMGPIALARSAEEHAGPHEPWFWDPTRQGGGVLSDMGCHSIAVSWYVLNPVGKPVTYLQPVAVQAETALLKWGAPANRAKLLKRMGIDYGKTPAEDFCTGIVTFKNPETGQLVKAQFTNSWMYDKQGLRLCMDGLGPGYAFEINTLMSSLQVFIGDEAAEAAADAETALEKSTASRGLLAVQYNEADLYGYVDEVKDAVQSFKQGKDALLNFEYGLEITRLCQAGYLAAEKRQTIDLTDAAVQAELQGYKSLIAQGRGAEVLC from the coding sequence ATGGAACGGTTCAAGCTGGGATTCATCGGTGCGGGTTTTATCTCGAAATTTCAGGCGACGGCCCTGCAGTATGTGCGGGACGTGGACCTTGCGGGCGTGTTCGCGCTGAAGGGGTCGGAGGAACTCGCGGCCTTCGCGCATCAAATAGGCGTGGGCGGGTGCAAGGTCTATGGGAGCGTAAAGGAACTGTGCGACAACGTTGACGCGGTATGTATCTTTGCCCCGAATTTCGCCCGCCTTGAGATTATGCAGGGGGTGGCGGACGCGGTGAAGGCGGGGGCCGCGCTCAAGGGCGTCATCGTGGAAAAACCTCTGGGCCGGACCGTCGCGGAAGCCGGGGAATTGGTTCGCATCGCGAAATCCACGAGGCTGCCCACCGCTTATTTTGAAAACCAGATACACATGAAGGCGATCCGGGCCGCGTTGACCCAGCTCGCGCCGCAACAGCGGACCATGGGCCCGATTGCTCTGGCGCGCAGCGCGGAAGAACACGCCGGGCCGCACGAGCCTTGGTTCTGGGACCCGACGCGCCAGGGTGGCGGCGTGCTTTCGGACATGGGCTGCCACAGCATCGCGGTGAGCTGGTACGTGCTGAACCCAGTGGGCAAGCCGGTAACCTACCTGCAACCGGTGGCAGTGCAGGCGGAGACGGCGCTGCTCAAATGGGGCGCCCCGGCGAATCGCGCGAAACTCCTGAAGAGAATGGGGATTGACTACGGCAAGACTCCGGCGGAGGACTTTTGCACGGGCATCGTCACGTTCAAGAACCCGGAGACGGGCCAGCTGGTCAAGGCGCAGTTCACGAACTCCTGGATGTACGATAAGCAGGGACTGCGGCTGTGCATGGACGGGCTCGGGCCGGGTTACGCATTCGAGATCAATACCTTGATGTCTTCGCTGCAGGTGTTTATCGGCGACGAGGCGGCCGAAGCCGCGGCGGATGCCGAAACGGCGCTGGAAAAATCCACGGCGAGCCGCGGCCTCCTCGCCGTGCAGTACAACGAGGCGGACCTGTATGGCTACGTGGACGAGGTCAAGGACGCCGTCCAGTCCTTCAAGCAAGGCAAGGACGCGCTGCTGAATTTCGAGTACGGCCTCGAGATCACAAGACTGTGCCAGGCGGGCTACCTTGCGGCGGAAAAGCGGCAGACCATCGACCTCACGGACGCGGCGGTCCAGGCGGAACTGCAGGGCTACAAGTCGTTAATCGCACAGGGCCGCGGCGCGGAAGTGCTGTGTTGA
- a CDS encoding MerR family transcriptional regulator codes for MSNHDVPVRIDLDTPKIDPNRRYRIAEVSRLLHVPVHVLRYWESLIPEIKPPRDRSNKRYYKADLIDKILKVRQYLRSEGLSPEGARTRLIQAIQGVVSPASRREAIDLLDKLTEEVRAAIDLLDRVRATDDT; via the coding sequence ATGTCAAATCACGATGTGCCAGTCAGAATTGACCTTGATACGCCCAAGATCGACCCGAACCGGCGGTACCGGATCGCCGAAGTCAGCCGCCTGCTGCATGTGCCTGTGCATGTACTGCGCTATTGGGAGAGCCTCATTCCCGAGATCAAGCCGCCGCGCGACCGTTCTAACAAGCGCTATTACAAGGCCGACCTTATTGACAAAATCCTCAAGGTGCGCCAGTACCTCCGCAGTGAAGGCCTTTCCCCCGAAGGGGCCCGCACCAGACTGATTCAGGCGATCCAGGGCGTTGTCTCGCCAGCATCCCGCCGCGAGGCCATCGACCTGCTCGACAAGCTCACGGAAGAAGTGCGCGCCGCGATTGATCTGCTCGACCGTGTGCGAGCAACGGACGATACCTGA